DNA sequence from the Paraburkholderia azotifigens genome:
CCGATGGCGCAGTATTCCGCCGTCGACGGCATTGCGGGCGACTATCACCTGATGCATCTCGGCGCGCGCGCCATGGGCGGCGCGGCGCTCGTGATGACGGAGATGACCTGCGTGTCGCCCGAAGCGCGCATCACGCCGGGATGTCCGGGCATGTATGCGCCCGAGCATCTCGCTGCATGGCGCCGCATCGTGCAGTTCGTGCATGCGCAAAGCGATGCGAAGATCGGCATGCAGTTGGGTCACGCGGGCGCGAAGGCTTCGACGCGTGTCAGCTGGGAAGGCATCGATCAGCCGTTGCCCGACGGTAACTGGCCTTTGGTGTCGGCGTCGCCGCAGCAATATCTGCGCGGCGTGAGCCAATGGTCGCGCGAAGCGACGCACGAAGAACTGCGCGACATCGAAGCGCAATTCGTACGCGCCACGGAAATGGCCGCAGAAGCGGGCTTCGACTGGCTCGAATTGCACTGCGCGCACGGCTATTTTCTGTCGAGCTTCCTGTCGCCTCTCACCAATCATCGCAGCGACGAATACGGCGGTTCGCTCGAAAACCGCCTGCGCTATCCGCTCGAAGTGTTCGCGGCGATGCGCAAAGCATGGCCGCAAGACAAGCCGATGTCGGTGCGCATTTCCGCTCACGACTGGGTCGACGGCGGCACGACGCCTGACGATGCCGTCGCCATTGCGCACGCCTTCAAGGCGGCGGGCGCCGACATGATCGACGTGTCGTCGGGGCAGGTCAGCAAGGAAGAAAAGCCCGTCTACGGCCGCATGTTCCAGACTCCGTTCGCGGATCGCGTCCGCAACGAAGCCGGTATCGCGACCATCGCAGTCGGCGCGATTTCCGAAGCGGATCACGTGAACAGCATCATCGCAGCGGGACGTGCCGATCTGTGCGCGGTGGCGCGTCCGCATCTGGCGAACCCGTCATGGACGCTCAACGAAGCCGCGAAGATCGGCTACTTCGACGTGAACTGGCCGAAGCAGTACACGGCAGCCAAATCGCAGCTGGAACGCAATTACGAACGTGAGCGCGCGCAGGCGGCAGCAAACGCGCGGCTGTCGCCGCAAGAACGCGCAGCGCGCGCAGAAGGAACCGTTTGATGGACACCACGCTTGCAGGAAAGCACGCGGTCGTGACGGGCGGCGGCAGCGGCATCGGCGCAGCGACGGCGCAAGCGCTCGTTCGCGCGGGCGCGCGCGTCACGCTGATGGGCCGCGACGCGCAACGACTCGCCGCACAACGGGAAACATTGAGCGCGTATGGCGAAGTCGCGGCATGTATCAGTGTCGACGTAGCCGACGAAAGTACCGTAAACAAGGCATTTTCTGAAGCGGCGGCGATTTCGGGCGCTGTCGATGTACTCGTCAACAACGCCGGCCAGGCGCAAGCCGCGCCGTTCGCTCAGACGGACGCCGCGCTCTGGCAGCGCATGCTCGACGTCAATCTGACGGGCGTGTTTCTCTGCACACGCGCCGTGTTGCCGTCGATGCTCGAACGCGGCTACGGGCGTGTCATCAACGTCGCGAGCACGGCGGGACAGATCGGCTATGCGTATGTCGCCGCTTATTGCGCGGCAAAACATGGCGTAATCGGGCTCACACGCTCCCTCGCACTCGAAGTCGCGACGAAGGGCATCACGGTCAACGCGGTCTGTCCCGGCTATACGGAAACGGAACTGCTGCGCGCTTCGCTCGGCCAGATCACCGCAAAGACCTCGCGCAGCGAGCAGGAAGCACGCGACATCCTCGTGCGCCACAACCCGCAGCGCCGTTTCGTCTCGCCCGACGAAGTCGCGAACGCGGTGCTGTGGCTATGCATGCCCGGCTCCGAATCCATCACCGGTCAATCCATTTCCGTTTCAGGCGGAGAAGTCACATGAGCAACACAGCCAAGAAGAAGACCACCGACGCCATCGAATCGAAGCCGGCGCGCAAGGGCGTCGAGAAACCCGCGGAGAACGTCGTGGACATGGAAATGAGCACGGGCGCGGACAGTCATATGGGCTTGCGCCTCTGGCTGCGCATGCTGACCACGACCAATCTCGTGCAAGCGGAATTGCGCAAGCGTCTGCGTAACGAGTTCGACACGACGCTGCCGCGCTTCGATCTGATGGCGCAACTGGAGCGTCATCCCGAAGGGCTGAAGATGACTGAACTGTCGCGCCGTCTGATGGTGACGGGCGGCAACATCACGGGCATTACCGATCAGCTGGAAAAAGAAGGGCTCGTCGCGCGCGACACCGATCCGAACGATCGCCGCTCGACCAGCGTGCGCCTCACGACCGAAGGCCGCGCGCTGTTCGACCGGATGGCCGTCGCGCACGAGCAATGGGTTGTCGAAATGTTCGGCGGCCTCGATCTCGACGAGAAATCGCGCACGCATCAGAAGCTCGGCAAGCTCAAGCAGCATCTGCTGAACACGATCAAAAGCTAGCGCGATGTCTGCAAAGGAGGAGACACC
Encoded proteins:
- a CDS encoding MarR family winged helix-turn-helix transcriptional regulator; this translates as MSNTAKKKTTDAIESKPARKGVEKPAENVVDMEMSTGADSHMGLRLWLRMLTTTNLVQAELRKRLRNEFDTTLPRFDLMAQLERHPEGLKMTELSRRLMVTGGNITGITDQLEKEGLVARDTDPNDRRSTSVRLTTEGRALFDRMAVAHEQWVVEMFGGLDLDEKSRTHQKLGKLKQHLLNTIKS
- a CDS encoding SDR family NAD(P)-dependent oxidoreductase, which translates into the protein MDTTLAGKHAVVTGGGSGIGAATAQALVRAGARVTLMGRDAQRLAAQRETLSAYGEVAACISVDVADESTVNKAFSEAAAISGAVDVLVNNAGQAQAAPFAQTDAALWQRMLDVNLTGVFLCTRAVLPSMLERGYGRVINVASTAGQIGYAYVAAYCAAKHGVIGLTRSLALEVATKGITVNAVCPGYTETELLRASLGQITAKTSRSEQEARDILVRHNPQRRFVSPDEVANAVLWLCMPGSESITGQSISVSGGEVT